A window of the Thermoanaerobacter uzonensis DSM 18761 genome harbors these coding sequences:
- the agaD gene encoding PTS galactosamine transporter subunit IID, whose protein sequence is MSIVTGSNKKMLTKKDITKLAIFSSLLQASFNYERMQAGGFTLAQLPFLRKVYKDDKKGLSEAMKDNLEFINTHPNLVGFLMGLLLSLEESHEDRGVIRGLKVALFGPLAGIGDAIFWFTLLPIMVGISASFAMQGSLIGPILFFAVYLSIWLLRIPLTHLGYTLGVNAIDLIKEQSKIFSKAASILGVTVIGGLIATYVHIEVLTKIPINKDHVISLQTEFFDKIFPNILPLGYTLLMFYLLKKKKVSPVILILITFFMAIFFSYLGVL, encoded by the coding sequence ATGAGTATAGTGACGGGATCTAATAAAAAAATGTTGACAAAAAAAGATATAACAAAACTAGCAATTTTTTCTTCACTTTTACAAGCCAGTTTTAACTATGAAAGAATGCAGGCAGGAGGATTTACTTTAGCACAATTACCATTTTTGAGAAAGGTATATAAAGATGATAAAAAAGGCCTTTCAGAGGCTATGAAGGACAACTTAGAATTTATAAATACTCATCCTAATTTAGTGGGATTTTTAATGGGCCTGCTGCTTTCTTTAGAAGAAAGTCATGAAGATAGAGGAGTAATTAGAGGATTAAAAGTGGCCTTGTTTGGTCCTCTGGCAGGTATTGGAGATGCTATTTTTTGGTTTACTTTACTTCCGATAATGGTAGGTATTAGTGCTTCTTTTGCTATGCAAGGAAGCTTAATTGGACCAATTTTGTTTTTTGCAGTGTATCTAAGCATCTGGTTATTACGTATTCCTTTAACTCATCTTGGCTATACTTTAGGTGTAAACGCTATAGACCTAATTAAAGAGCAATCAAAAATATTTTCTAAAGCAGCTTCTATACTTGGTGTTACTGTTATTGGAGGATTAATAGCCACATATGTGCATATTGAAGTATTAACTAAGATTCCAATAAATAAAGACCATGTTATATCATTGCAAACAGAATTTTTTGACAAAATTTTCCCTAATATTTTACCTTTAGGGTATACTTTATTGATGTTTTACCTATTAAAGAAGAAAAAAGTAAGCCCAGTTATATTGATATTAATAACATTCTTTATGGCGATATTCTTCTCATATTTAGGGGTTTTATGA
- a CDS encoding PTS sugar transporter subunit IIA translates to MHDTVIIITGHGNYATGLKSSIQLIAGIIDGAYAIDFKENDSDMSLKYKIKEILDKYPNSPVLIICDIVGGTPFKVASEFAVSGDKKIELVAGCNLSALLEIVLQKDKLSISELANLAVKTTKNSVLNFTQYNEHHKDDEGTEKMKEGI, encoded by the coding sequence ATGCATGATACTGTGATCATCATTACAGGACATGGGAATTATGCAACTGGGCTAAAAAGTTCAATTCAGCTTATAGCTGGGATTATTGATGGTGCGTATGCAATAGATTTTAAGGAAAATGATTCAGATATGAGTTTGAAATATAAGATCAAGGAAATATTGGACAAATATCCTAATTCACCAGTTTTAATCATATGTGATATTGTTGGAGGAACACCTTTTAAAGTAGCTTCTGAATTTGCTGTTTCGGGTGATAAAAAAATAGAATTGGTAGCAGGGTGTAATTTAAGCGCTTTATTAGAAATAGTTTTGCAAAAGGATAAATTGTCAATTTCTGAGTTGGCTAATCTTGCTGTGAAAACTACTAAAAATAGTGTATTAAATTTTACACAGTATAATGAACATCATAAAGATGATGAAGGAACAGAGAAAATGAAGGAGGGTATTTAA
- the fba gene encoding class II fructose-1,6-bisphosphate aldolase has translation MSLVNTKKMLEDAKKNKYAVGAFNVHNLETLKAVAKAAYEMRSPLILQTTPGTIKHAGEDYIAAMAKVASEKYDIPIALHLDHGNSFDLVVKCIRAGYTSVMIDGSMLSYEQNVELTKKVVEVAHAAGVTVEAELGSIVGVEDDMYVKEDKSAFTDPEMAADFVEKTGVDSLAIAIGTAHGMYKGEVKLDFERLKEIASLVDIPLVLHGASGVPDELVKKAIALGICKLNIATELKIPFANAIKEVFKNNPDESDPRKFLAPGERAIEEVVKEKIKLFGCGERA, from the coding sequence GTGTCATTAGTCAATACAAAAAAGATGCTTGAAGATGCTAAAAAAAACAAATATGCTGTAGGAGCCTTTAACGTGCACAACCTTGAAACTTTAAAAGCTGTTGCAAAAGCTGCATATGAAATGAGGTCACCTTTAATTTTACAGACAACACCGGGTACAATAAAACATGCAGGAGAAGACTATATAGCTGCAATGGCAAAAGTCGCATCAGAAAAATATGACATACCAATAGCACTACATTTAGACCACGGAAATTCCTTTGACCTCGTTGTAAAATGCATAAGAGCAGGTTACACTTCAGTAATGATTGACGGCTCAATGCTTTCCTATGAACAAAATGTCGAACTGACAAAAAAAGTTGTAGAAGTAGCTCATGCAGCAGGGGTGACTGTAGAAGCAGAACTTGGGAGTATAGTAGGCGTTGAAGACGATATGTACGTAAAAGAAGATAAAAGTGCATTTACAGATCCTGAAATGGCAGCGGATTTTGTAGAGAAGACAGGAGTTGACTCATTAGCTATAGCAATTGGCACGGCCCATGGGATGTACAAAGGAGAAGTAAAACTTGACTTTGAAAGGCTAAAAGAAATAGCGAGCTTAGTAGACATTCCATTGGTACTTCATGGTGCATCAGGAGTTCCTGATGAGTTGGTAAAAAAAGCTATAGCACTGGGTATATGCAAATTAAACATTGCTACAGAATTAAAAATTCCTTTTGCAAATGCAATAAAAGAAGTATTTAAAAATAACCCAGATGAGAGCGATCCAAGAAAATTCCTTGCACCTGGAGAAAGAGCAATAGAAGAAGTCGTAAAAGAAAAAATAAAACTTTTTGGCTGTGGTGAAAGAGCATGA
- the pfkB gene encoding 1-phosphofructokinase produces the protein MILTVTLNPSVDRSYRVDNFQVGKIFRAQEENSVAGGKGINVTKVIKTLGEEVTATGFLGGKSGEFIEEELNKIGVKCSFIKIDGETRTCIAILDPVSKTQTEILEKGPYVSQEHVEKFLDNFNELSKSCNIITASGSAPSGVPEDIYIELINISKQNGAKLILDTSGAYLSKAIRAKPFMIKPNKEEVEKLLNRELENIEEIKKAALELKQFGITIVSISLGSEGSIVACEEGVFRLIPPQIKVASPVGSGDSYVAGMAVGIKRGFDIVDAAILATACGTANAMYYKTGYVTLENVEHLKNNVKVEKL, from the coding sequence ATGATATTGACAGTCACTTTAAATCCCTCAGTTGACAGAAGTTACAGAGTAGACAATTTTCAAGTGGGCAAAATTTTCAGAGCCCAGGAAGAAAACAGCGTGGCAGGTGGCAAGGGAATCAATGTAACAAAGGTTATAAAAACATTGGGAGAGGAGGTAACAGCAACAGGATTTTTAGGCGGTAAATCGGGAGAATTCATAGAAGAAGAGCTTAACAAAATAGGTGTCAAATGTAGCTTTATCAAAATAGATGGAGAAACTCGCACATGTATAGCAATTTTAGATCCTGTATCAAAAACTCAGACGGAAATCTTGGAAAAGGGACCTTATGTGTCTCAGGAGCATGTAGAAAAATTTTTAGACAATTTTAATGAACTATCAAAGAGCTGCAATATCATAACAGCCTCAGGCAGTGCACCTTCTGGTGTTCCTGAAGATATCTATATAGAACTAATAAATATCTCAAAGCAAAACGGTGCCAAATTAATTTTAGATACGAGCGGTGCATACCTATCAAAAGCCATTAGAGCAAAACCATTTATGATTAAACCTAACAAAGAAGAAGTAGAAAAACTGCTCAATAGAGAATTAGAAAATATTGAAGAAATCAAAAAAGCGGCTTTAGAGCTCAAACAGTTTGGAATAACTATTGTGTCAATATCTTTAGGCAGTGAAGGTTCTATCGTTGCATGTGAGGAGGGAGTATTTAGACTTATACCACCTCAAATAAAAGTAGCAAGCCCTGTGGGCTCAGGGGACTCATATGTTGCAGGTATGGCAGTAGGCATAAAAAGAGGATTTGATATTGTTGATGCTGCGATATTAGCAACTGCATGTGGAACGGCAAATGCCATGTATTACAAGACAGGATATGTTACATTAGAGAATGTTGAGCATTTAAAAAATAATGTAAAGGTCGAAAAACTTTAA